In Streptomyces sp. NBC_00878, a single window of DNA contains:
- a CDS encoding DUF779 domain-containing protein: MPSAPRVELTPAAAELLRRLRAAHGPLMFHQSGGCCDGSAPMCYPEGEFRTGDSDVLLASLAVEGVDEPVTFWMSRSQYEVWSHTRLIVDVVAGRGSGFSLEAPEGVRFLTRSRLVGT; the protein is encoded by the coding sequence ATCCCTTCCGCCCCGCGCGTGGAGCTGACGCCCGCCGCCGCCGAGCTGCTGCGCCGACTGCGGGCCGCCCACGGTCCGCTGATGTTCCATCAGTCCGGCGGCTGCTGCGACGGCAGCGCGCCCATGTGCTATCCGGAGGGCGAGTTCCGGACGGGCGACTCCGATGTACTGCTCGCCTCGCTGGCCGTCGAGGGCGTGGACGAACCGGTGACGTTCTGGATGTCGCGGAGTCAGTACGAGGTGTGGAGTCACACCCGGCTGATCGTCGACGTGGTGGCGGGGAGGGGCAGCGGCTTCTCGCTGGAGGCACCCGAAGGGGTACGTTTCCTGACCCGTTCGCGTCTCGTCGGCACATAG
- a CDS encoding acyl-CoA dehydrogenase family protein, whose protein sequence is MTDAANPRATPDATELRRRTQELLAAQPPATTDRLDFLKARFDAGLAWVHYPEGLGGLGAPRSLQAVVDAELEAAGAPDNDPRRIGIGLGMAAPTILGFGTEEQKSRFLRPLWVGEEVWCQLFSEPGAGSDLAALGTRAVRDDGGTSRSSEAESGGDWVVNGQKVWTSSAHLARWAILIARTDPDVPKHRGITYFICDMTDPGVEVRPLRQITGEAEFNEVFLTDVRIPDAHRLGEVGDGWRVAQTTLMNERVSIGGMRVPREGGMIGPVSRTWRERPDLRTHDLHQRLLTLWVEAEVARLTGERLRQQLVAGQPGPEGSGMKLAFADLNQEISGLEVELLGEEGLLYEDWTMRRPELVDFTGRDAGYRYLRSKGNSIEGGTSEVLLNIVAERVLGLPSEPRTDKDVAWKDLAR, encoded by the coding sequence ATGACCGACGCCGCGAACCCGCGTGCGACGCCCGACGCCACCGAACTGCGCCGCCGCACCCAGGAGTTGCTGGCCGCGCAGCCGCCCGCCACGACGGACCGCCTCGACTTCCTCAAGGCGCGCTTCGACGCGGGCCTCGCCTGGGTGCACTACCCCGAGGGTCTCGGCGGGCTCGGTGCGCCGCGCTCCCTCCAGGCCGTCGTGGACGCCGAGTTGGAGGCCGCGGGCGCCCCCGACAACGACCCGCGGCGCATCGGCATCGGTCTCGGCATGGCCGCGCCGACGATCCTCGGCTTCGGCACCGAGGAGCAGAAGAGCCGCTTCCTCAGGCCTCTTTGGGTCGGCGAGGAGGTCTGGTGCCAGCTGTTCAGCGAGCCGGGCGCGGGCTCTGACCTGGCCGCGCTGGGCACGCGAGCCGTCCGCGACGATGGGGGCACCTCCCGCTCGAGCGAAGCCGAGAGTGGGGGAGACTGGGTGGTCAACGGGCAGAAGGTGTGGACGTCCAGCGCCCACCTCGCCCGCTGGGCCATCCTCATCGCCCGTACCGACCCGGACGTGCCCAAGCACCGCGGCATCACGTACTTCATCTGCGACATGACCGACCCGGGTGTCGAGGTGCGGCCACTGCGCCAGATCACCGGCGAGGCCGAGTTCAACGAGGTGTTCCTCACCGACGTCCGCATCCCCGACGCGCACCGCCTCGGCGAGGTCGGCGACGGCTGGCGGGTCGCGCAGACCACGCTCATGAACGAGCGGGTCTCCATCGGCGGCATGCGCGTTCCGCGCGAGGGCGGCATGATCGGCCCGGTCTCCAGGACCTGGCGCGAGCGCCCCGACCTGCGCACCCACGATCTGCACCAGCGGCTGCTCACGCTGTGGGTCGAGGCCGAGGTCGCGCGGCTGACCGGCGAGCGCCTGCGTCAGCAGCTCGTCGCGGGCCAGCCGGGCCCCGAGGGCTCCGGCATGAAGCTCGCGTTCGCCGACCTCAACCAGGAGATCAGCGGCCTGGAGGTCGAACTCCTCGGCGAGGAGGGCCTGTTGTACGAGGACTGGACGATGCGCCGTCCCGAACTCGTCGACTTCACCGGCCGTGACGCCGGCTACCGCTACCTCCGCTCCAAGGGCAACAGCATCGAGGGCGGGACCAGCGAGGTCCTGCTGAACATCGTCGCCGAACGCGTGCTGGGCCTGCCCTCCGAGCCGCGCACCGACAAGGACGTCGCCTGGAAGGACCTCGCCCGATGA
- a CDS encoding phosphodiester glycosidase family protein, producing MRRRTGRLRTALTVVAAWSTLAGAALAGAAPASGAPDGGTPGFHRLAPGVQYTEYDIPAAKGVAHAHVLSVDLRNPRVSVDLLHPGAVAARATVSRLADAQGAVAGVNGDFFNITETQHPGVEATGASVGPAIASGRTLKAAVPNGQRFGPALPPGTSTRDVIGVGTDHRARLDSLALDGSVATAEAQLPLGGLNQYALPVGSVGAFTSDWGSVSRVRATCGTDTDRAAPCSTDTHEVTVRDGQVVSSANTPGSGPITSGTTVLVGREAGAQQLRKLSIGERVVVRHQLVAASSRIPYRFVVGGYPVLRGGQPLVGLDTATAAVRTAAGISDDGGRLLLLALDGAPEFRTGLTIAEVADAMRQLGSVDAFSLDGGGSSTLAARAPGSTTATVRNHPSGGAERPVPNGIGVFSRP from the coding sequence GTGAGACGACGCACCGGACGACTCAGAACCGCACTGACGGTTGTAGCGGCATGGAGCACGCTGGCCGGCGCCGCCCTGGCGGGGGCGGCACCGGCCAGTGGCGCGCCCGACGGCGGCACACCGGGTTTCCACCGGCTGGCACCCGGCGTGCAATACACCGAGTACGACATTCCCGCCGCCAAAGGTGTGGCGCACGCACATGTGCTCAGCGTCGATCTCCGCAACCCCCGGGTGAGTGTGGACCTCCTCCACCCCGGAGCGGTGGCGGCGCGGGCCACCGTGTCGCGGCTGGCCGACGCGCAGGGTGCTGTCGCGGGCGTCAACGGCGACTTCTTCAACATCACCGAGACCCAGCATCCGGGAGTCGAGGCGACCGGCGCGTCCGTCGGTCCGGCGATCGCGAGCGGGCGCACGCTCAAGGCGGCGGTTCCGAACGGCCAGCGCTTCGGCCCCGCCCTGCCGCCCGGCACGAGCACCAGGGACGTGATCGGCGTGGGCACGGACCACCGGGCCCGCCTCGACAGTCTCGCCCTCGACGGGTCGGTCGCCACCGCCGAGGCACAGCTTCCGCTCGGCGGGCTCAACCAGTACGCGTTGCCGGTCGGTTCCGTCGGCGCGTTCACCTCGGACTGGGGCAGCGTCTCCCGGGTACGGGCCACGTGCGGGACGGACACCGACCGGGCCGCGCCCTGTAGTACGGACACCCATGAGGTGACCGTCCGGGACGGCCAAGTCGTGTCATCGGCCAACACACCTGGCAGCGGACCTATCACTTCCGGCACCACTGTCCTGGTCGGCCGGGAGGCGGGAGCCCAGCAGTTGCGGAAGCTGTCCATCGGCGAGCGGGTCGTGGTGCGGCACCAGTTGGTGGCGGCCTCGTCGAGGATCCCGTACCGGTTCGTGGTCGGCGGCTATCCGGTCCTGAGGGGCGGTCAGCCGCTCGTGGGCCTCGACACCGCGACGGCGGCGGTACGGACCGCGGCGGGTATCTCGGACGACGGCGGGCGGCTCCTGCTGCTCGCGCTGGACGGGGCACCCGAGTTCCGCACCGGCCTCACGATCGCGGAAGTCGCCGATGCCATGCGGCAGTTGGGTTCCGTGGACGCCTTCAGTCTCGACGGCGGCGGCTCCAGCACGCTGGCCGCCCGGGCGCCGGGCTCGACGACCGCGACCGTGCGCAACCATCCAAGCGGCGGGGCCGAGCGGCCGGTGCCCAACGGGATCGGCGTGTTCTCGCGGCCGTGA
- a CDS encoding phosphatidylinositol-specific phospholipase C/glycerophosphodiester phosphodiesterase family protein translates to MALTTRRRALTTLAAALAGSVVVPAYAQASEGGYRRRPLWRAHAHNDYLHPRPLLDALDHRFGSVESDIFLVGNQLLVAHDPVDLDPSRTLESLYLAPLAARVKANHGSVYRGQRRPIQLLIDIKTEGASTYLELDRQLRRYRHLFTTYAHGKVFPGAVTAVISGDRAARVPMEAQTVRRAFYDGRLADLGTAAPASFIPLISDNWSLNFTWQGVGTFPEAERQKLRGIMSAAHSRGQKVRFWATPDLAGPARDALWGELVAADVDYLNTDDLAGLEAFLDAHRRA, encoded by the coding sequence ATGGCCCTCACCACCCGTCGCAGAGCCCTCACCACCCTCGCCGCCGCGCTGGCGGGCAGCGTCGTCGTGCCCGCGTACGCGCAGGCGAGCGAGGGCGGGTACCGGCGGCGCCCGCTGTGGCGCGCTCACGCACACAACGACTACCTCCACCCGCGTCCCCTCCTGGACGCGCTCGACCACCGCTTCGGGAGCGTCGAGTCGGACATCTTCCTCGTCGGAAACCAGCTCCTCGTCGCCCACGACCCGGTCGACCTCGATCCGTCCCGAACCCTGGAATCCCTCTACCTCGCCCCCCTCGCCGCCCGAGTGAAGGCCAACCACGGCTCGGTGTACCGGGGGCAGCGTCGGCCGATCCAGCTGCTTATCGACATCAAGACCGAGGGCGCGTCGACGTACCTCGAACTCGACCGCCAGCTGCGCCGCTACCGGCACCTGTTCACGACGTACGCCCACGGCAAGGTCTTCCCCGGCGCGGTGACGGCCGTGATCTCCGGCGACCGTGCGGCCCGTGTCCCGATGGAGGCCCAGACCGTACGGCGGGCCTTCTACGACGGCCGGCTCGCCGATCTCGGCACCGCTGCCCCCGCCTCCTTCATCCCGCTGATCAGCGACAACTGGTCGCTCAACTTCACCTGGCAGGGCGTCGGGACGTTCCCCGAGGCCGAGCGCCAGAAGCTGCGCGGCATCATGTCGGCGGCGCACTCCCGTGGGCAGAAGGTCCGCTTCTGGGCCACCCCGGACCTGGCGGGCCCGGCCCGTGACGCGCTCTGGGGCGAACTCGTCGCCGCCGACGTCGACTACCTCAACACGGACGACCTCGCGGGCCTTGAGGCATTCCTGGACGCCCACCGGCGCGCATAG
- a CDS encoding acyl-CoA dehydrogenase family protein, whose translation MSAPDLPHSEPHLLYSEEEEALRAAVRDLLTDHCDAPGVIARTESDRPHDPELWKALADGMGLAGLLVPESQGGQGATHREVAVVLEELGRAVAPVPYLTSAVVATEALLACRSDEAAELLSALASGRAIGALAVKLSAGPGAPYKFVRHEDGALHGELTGIADAVAADVLLVATEDGGLYAVDAAADGVTITPQVSLDLTRPVARVTFDGAPARLLAPDAAPAVRRALRAGAGLLVSEQLGLADWCLTETVRYLKERKQFNRPVGGFQALKHRLAHLWQEVVGTRAAARNAADALAAGSPDTDVAVAVAQAYAAPVAVHAAEEAVQLHGGLGMTWEHPVHLYLKRAKADSIAYGTAGAHREALAGLVNLQSP comes from the coding sequence ATGAGCGCTCCCGACCTGCCGCACTCCGAGCCCCACCTGCTGTACTCGGAGGAGGAAGAGGCACTGCGGGCCGCCGTCCGCGACCTCCTCACGGACCACTGCGACGCGCCGGGCGTCATCGCCCGCACGGAGTCGGACCGGCCGCACGACCCCGAGTTGTGGAAGGCCCTCGCCGACGGCATGGGCCTCGCGGGCCTCCTCGTCCCCGAGTCGCAGGGCGGCCAGGGCGCCACGCACCGCGAAGTCGCCGTGGTCCTGGAGGAGTTGGGCCGCGCGGTCGCACCCGTCCCGTATCTGACGAGTGCCGTCGTCGCGACCGAGGCGCTGCTCGCATGCCGGTCCGACGAGGCCGCCGAACTGCTCTCGGCCCTCGCGTCCGGTCGTGCGATCGGCGCGCTCGCGGTCAAGCTGTCCGCCGGACCCGGAGCGCCCTACAAATTCGTACGGCATGAAGACGGCGCTCTGCACGGGGAGTTGACCGGCATCGCGGACGCGGTCGCCGCAGACGTGCTGCTCGTGGCGACGGAGGACGGCGGTCTGTACGCCGTGGACGCAGCTGCCGACGGCGTCACGATCACCCCGCAGGTCTCCCTCGACCTGACCCGGCCGGTCGCCAGGGTCACCTTCGACGGGGCCCCTGCGCGCCTCCTCGCCCCGGACGCAGCACCGGCCGTACGGCGTGCCCTGCGCGCCGGAGCCGGGCTGCTGGTCTCCGAGCAACTCGGCCTCGCCGACTGGTGCTTGACGGAGACGGTCCGCTATCTCAAGGAGCGCAAGCAGTTCAACCGTCCGGTCGGTGGTTTCCAGGCGCTCAAGCACCGGCTCGCCCACCTGTGGCAGGAGGTCGTGGGCACGCGCGCCGCGGCCCGCAACGCAGCCGACGCGCTGGCCGCCGGGAGCCCGGACACCGACGTGGCGGTCGCCGTCGCCCAGGCCTACGCCGCACCCGTCGCGGTCCATGCCGCCGAGGAGGCGGTCCAGTTGCACGGCGGTCTCGGCATGACCTGGGAGCACCCGGTCCACCTCTACCTGAAGCGCGCCAAGGCCGACTCGATCGCGTACGGCACGGCGGGCGCCCACCGCGAGGCACTGGCCGGTCTGGTGAACCTCCAGTCCCCCTGA